The sequence below is a genomic window from Terriglobia bacterium.
GTTCGCGATTACAACCGCATGCAGCACCTGCAATCGGTCCTGCAGAAGACCAATATCCGGAAGCACGACATCGTCGTGATGACCATTCGCGGCGTCTCCAATGCAGGTACCGGAGAATACCTGCTCAGCGAAGAACAGCTCTTTACGGAATACGAAAGGGAATTGTTTTCGCGCGTGGTGTCGCTGGCCGAAAAGGAAGGCAAGCCTGTTGAATTGTTGACAGTTCCGGGCCTCAACCCATTCGATGCGATGGTGCGGACGGCGGCGACGCTGCAGGCTTCCAGGCTGGTGAGCGGCGTATCGGCGCGCATGGATTCGGAGGAGCTGGCCCGCCGGATCGGCGCGGCATGGGAACGATTGGCGGAGCCGCGGCATCCGTTTTCCCTCGAAATCATCTCGCCGGACCGCCCGTCCATCTTCGTTAACCTTGGTCCCCATCCGCCCAGGCTCTGGCCGGAGGACGTCGGTCTCGTCCATGATTTGTGGCTCGAATTGAGCGACGACTTCGGCAGTAAATTGCACCACCGCGACGTTGTGGGTGTGGCGCTGCGGCGGATGGAGAAAGAACTCCGTTCGAAGGAACGAACCGAGGTCATTACGGACGTCCGCGAAGAGTTGGAACACCGGCCGAAGGAAGTGAAGGAAGTCGGCGAACTGCCGTCCTGAAGGTGGTACCTGTCGTGCAACACTAGCGAACATGATGCCCGGAGGACACCTCGCGACCGCTGTGGCTTTGGGTGGCGTTGCTTATGCCACAACGGGTTCCGTTGAAGTGGCTGCAGGCTGTCTGGCGGGCGGCTTTCTGATCGATGTCGACCACTATCTGGACTACCTGTTCTTCGAGAAACAGTGGCGTCGGCCCAGTCCTTCCAGTTTCCTCCGCTATTACTTTTCACTCAGCCCCGGAAAACTCGTTTTACCACTGCACTCGGCCGAGTTTATGGCGCTCCTCCTCGGACTAATCCTGGTGCATCCGTGGCCACTGCTTGTCGGGTACTGGGTTGGAGCGCTGATGCACCTGACATTCGATGTTCTGGTCAACGGCGAGGTCGGGCTGAAGCGGCCTGTCCTGTTCTATTTCTTTTCGTACCGGGCACGTTATCGCTTTGCGTCGTCCCATCTCATCCGTACCGATGTTTCGGTTCCATCATCGACCCGGCCTGTCCGCGATTTCTTCAGATGGAAGCCGGTCGAAGAACCAGCCGCACAGACCGATCTTGCACATAAGGTCGTCACAGAGCGTTAGGTTGCTGTAGGCGCGGTGTGACTCAGCCGCTCCGCGGCTGCGCACCAGAAGGTGGTATCTGAATTCTTCGCTTTCCCGCGTACAATTGACCTCTATGGAATTCCAGCTCAAGCGACTGTCCCCGGAAGCGATCCCGCCTGCGCTCGAGAGAGCAGAGCGTTACCGGCTGCTGAATGAGCCCGTGCAGGCGGAAAGCATATGTTTGGATATCCTGGGTGTGGATCCGGAGAATCAACAGGCGCTCGTCCTGCTGCTTCTCGCGCTCTCCGAGCAATTCGGAGAAAACATCACGGACAAGCTGGATCGCGCCTGGTCGCTGCTTCCGAAGCTGGACGATCCGTATCAACAGGCTTACTACCAGGGCATTCTGCTCGAACGGCAGGCGCGGCTTTACATGCGCAGCGAAGTGCCTGGCGCGAATTTTTCCGCGTACGACCTGTTCAGCGAGGCAATGCGCCTGTATGAAAAAGCCGAGCGGCTGCGGCCGCCCGGCAACGATGAGGCCCTGTTGCGATGGAATACCTGCGCCCGGACGATCACCGGCGCGAAGCTGCAGCCCCGTCCGATGGAGGATTATCCACCGCGGCTCGGTTGATCAGGCCGCGGGCCGTTCGCCTTTGGCGTGTTCGCCTTCAGCGAATTCCTCGATCATCTTTTTGTTGAACGCCGGGATATCGTCGGGCTTGCGGCTGGTGACGAGACCTTGATCGGTCATGACTTCCTGATCCACCCAGGTTCCGCCTGCGTTTCGAATATCCGTTTGAAGCGAGGGCCAGGAAGTGACGGTCCTGCCCTGAATGCCTCCCGCGTCAATCAGCGTCCACGGGCCGTGGCAAATCGCCGCTATGGGTTTGCCCGTATCGACAAAATGTTTTACAAACTCGACGGCCTTTGGATTCATGCGGAGTTTATCGGGATTCATGACGCCGCCGGGCAGCAACAGCGCATCAAAGCCTGCGGCATCGGCGGATTCCAATGGAACGTCGACCGCAACGGTTTTGCCCCAGCGTTTCATATTCCAGCCCCGAACCTCCGTCTCCTGTGGCGAAACAACCTGAGTCTGAGCTCCGGCGCGGTCCAGTGCTTTGCGGGGTTTGATGAGTTCAACTTGTTCAAATCCCTCATCAACCAGAATGGCAACTCTCTTTCCAGACAGATCTTTCTTGGCCATGAGATTTCCTCCGGTTCTCTTATCTTTGACGTCCGCCGCAAAAAAAAGGACGCCAAAACGGCGTCCTTTGGGGAAATAGGAAGGGGGACCCTAACTCTTCGATTTCGGCTTCACTGTGGTTTTGCCGGACTTGGCTGCCGAGTCCGCCGGCAATTCCCGAACGGCAGCGGCGATATTGTGGTTGTTGACTTCGCGATATTGTACGGAAACGCGAGTGCCTGCAACCAGAGTACCGGTCCGCTCCGTGTGAGTATCGAGTGCGAACTTTGTTTGCGCAGCCTGGCCGCGAACTGACCTGTAAATCACAAGCTGGTTCGATTGGATCGAAGTGATCGTACCCTGGGTGAAATGTGTTGCAGGTTGGGGAGTTTTCGCCTGGTGAGAGGCGGGAGGGGTAGAACTCGCCTTGCCGCCGTTCTGCGCCGCAGACACCGCGACGCAGAGTGTGGCCGTCAAAGCGATCAGCAAAGGAAATCTATGAAGCCATAACTGCATTCAGACTCCTCACCTTTTTCATTTAAGCGAACGTGTATTAAAGCGTGATTAAGGTGGGATTAAATCGAGTTAATCAAGCAGGAAAGGTGACGCGAAATGTGCTGCCCCTGCCGGGATTTGTTTCAACATCGATCGCACCCTGATGCTGATCGACAGCCCATTTCACGAGGCTGAGACCCAGGCCGACGCCGTCGGCCCGGTTGGCGCGCGACGGGTCCGCGCGATAAAAGCGCTCGAAGATCCGGGGAACCGAGTCGGCCGGGATACCGGCGCCGTCGTCCTTTACCTCCAGCGTGCGGTGCTTTTCATTTTGCGAGACGCTGACGGCGACGTGGCCGCCGGATGCCGTAAATTTGATCGCATTGTCGATAAGGTTCAGGACGATCCTTTCGATCCAGCCGGCATCGCCCGAAATGATCACGCCGGGGTCGCAATTCCATGACAGGTTGACATTCTTCGACGCGGCCACCGGTTCGAGCTGCTCGGCGAGCGATTGCGTCATCGTCGACAGATCGACAGGCTCATGAACAATCGCCACTTCACCCGACTCCGCCCTCGCGAGTGTGAGCAGCTGGTTGATCATTCTCGTCAGTTTCTCGAACTCTTCGAGCTGGCTTGCGAGAACCCGCCGGTATTGGCCCGCCGTGCTGGATTCCATCAGCGCGATTTCGGCTTCACCTCGCAGCACGGCAAGCGGCGTCCTGAATTCATGAGAGATGCTGGCGGTGAACTGCTTCATCTCCTCGACCGCCTTTTCGAGGCGGGCAAATGTCCCATTGAATTGAATGGCAAGGTAATCCAATTCGTCGCCGGTCCCGCGAACCGGCAGCCGTTGATGAAGCTGCGAAACGCCGATCTCCCCCGCCGCTCTACCTAACGCGGCAACCGGCTCAAGCGCCTTTCGCGCCATGAACCAGGACGCGATTGCCGCCAGCAAAACTCCCGTTGGAATCAGCCAGGCCAGCGCCTTGATAAAGGAACTGACGGTGTCTTCGACCGTCTGCATGGAGGCTCCGACGACCAGGAGGTACGAATTGCCGTTCACCTGCACGACTTCGTTTCTCAGGCGCAGCTTGCCCTCATCCGTCTGAACATCGAGAAAGCTGGTTTTGTTTTTCGCATACTGAGCGACGTCCGATGCGGAAAAAACCACTGCAGTTGCGCGAAATTCATCCGACTGGTCGAGCAAAACTCCGGTTTTTGTGTCGTAGACCTGGTAATAACGCGTGGCGGTGCGGACAAAGGTGACCTCATCGGGGTCATCCGGATCAAAAGTAAAGACCGGCTTGCCCTCCTCGAACAGCAGATAACTGTGCAGACCCTCCGCGCGATCGACGACCTCCGTCGTGAGATCACGATTGAGTCCCACGTTGAGAACGTTGTAGTAGATAAACGCAAAACCAGTCAGCAGGACGCTGACGGTGATTGAATAGAAAAGCGTTAGTTTCGTTCGCAGCGCAAGCGGCCTCATGCCGTCCCGTCGCTGAGCATGTATCCGACGCCCCGCACCGTGTGGATGAGCGGCGGCTGGAACCCTTTATCGATCTTGTTGCGCAGCGAATTGATGTGCACATCGACGACATTGCTGACGCTGTCGAAGTGGATATCCCAGACGTGCTCCACGATCATTGTGCGCGTTACCGGACGATGCACATTGCGCAGCAGAAACTCCAGCAGCGCGTACTCTTTGAGTTTGAGGTCGATCGGCTGGCCCGCGCGCCGCACCTGCCTGGTGGCGGTATCCATCTCGAGATCGGCGACACGGAGGCGTGGATTCTCCTGATTCCCACGCCTCAAGAGCGCGCGAATGCGGGCCGACAACTCTACAAAGGCGAACGGTTTGATGAGGTAGTCGTCCGCACCGGCATCCAGGCCGGCGACCTTGTCTTCAACCGCGCCTTTGGCTGTCAGGACCAGCACAGGCAGCTTCGGCTTTTTCGTGCGGATTTCCCGAAGAACTTCAAGACCCGGTTGCCTGGGAAGCATGAGGTCGAGAATGATGAGATCGTAATCGAAGGCTGTGGCGTTCCTGACCGCTTCGACGCCGTCGTAGACGGCGTCTGCAGCATAGCCTTCCTGCTGAAGCCCCTTCTGTATAAAGCTGGCAACCTTCTTTTCGTCTTCGACGACCAGGATTCGCATCGCGTCCATTATAGGACGCAATCGTTTATCCTACGCGGCGCGTCGATATTCTTCGTCGTGCTCCACGAAGACTACCGACTGTCTCGCTTCGGTCACGCGTGCAAGAGCGTACGCCCCAATGCCCAGCATGATGTCGCGCACCGCAATGTCATAGAACGTTCCGGTGCTGATGAGATTGATTGCAATGGCCCACAGCCAGATCATCGCGATATAGCCGAATATTCTCGTGGCCCCGAATAAGATGGCGAGACCTACAATGATTTCCACCACGCCGGCAATGTGCATGAAGCTGAGCGGCGTAATCGGGAGCATTCGTTGTGCGGCCGGGCTGAGGTATTTTTCCCAGTTCACAAGAATGTTCGTGAATTTGTCGAGACCCGCCAGCAAGGGGCCGAGCCCGAATGCGATCCTCAAGGCCCAATATCCGGCGTTGAGTTCCCTGGATACCAACATACGCACCTCCTATTTAGTAGGACCGCCCTGAAAGAAAAAGGTGTATTTTCCCAACCCCTAAACCCGCTCGTCACTTTCAAAACCAATCAAGTTGCTGGATTTACCCGTCAACGACGTTGTCTGGTCCGGCCCGATTTCCCGGAACTAGCCGGTTTTATTAGGCTCTTTTTTGGCATAGAAGATGCGGAAGAGCGCTTGGCTCGAATGAGGGAGGCTTTTATGAAGACTTTAGTTATCGGAGTCGTGATCACTATTGTGTTTTTGGCGACCTGCTTCGTTTCCACCATGCAACGCATCTGGTAAAACGAGGGGCAAGACGCCCCTCCCCCTCCTTTTGCGTCACCTTTTGGCAGGACACCTGCACCCAATTCATCAATCCCTACACTAAAGTTGCACGGAGGTGCCGAATGCATTTTCTGTGGATGATTGTGGTTGGTCTGATTGTCGGCTCGCTCGCGAAGCTGATCATGCCGGGACACGATCCCGGCGGAATTATCGTCACGATTCTGCTTGGCATTGGCGGTTCGATCGTTGGCGGTTCGATCGGGTATGCGGCCGGTTGGTATCAGACGGGTGAACCTGCCGGCTTTATCGCTTCGGTCATTGGCGCCTTAATTATCCTCGCGATTTACCGCGTTATCGCCGGACGCAGACCGGGCGGTGGCAGCATTCACCGCGCTGCGTAGCATGCAACCGATGAACCCCTTGAATACAATTTCGGGCAGTGATAGTGTGTCGAGCCGTGACGTTCCCCCGAAAAACTTTCATCGTGGCACTGGTGTTGCTGGGCGCAGGTCTGGCCTATGCTGTGCAAAAACCGTTTAAAATCGACGTCGACCTGGTTATGGTCAACGTTGCCGTCAGGGATTCCGATAACCGGGCCGTGACCAATTTGAAGGCCGAAAACTTTCAATTGTTCGAGGATAAAGTCGAGCAGAAGATCCGTTACATCTCCAGCGAAGCCACTCCCGTCAGTCTCGGGCTCGTGTTTGACCTGAGCCGCAGCATGGAAAAGAAGCTGCCCTTCGCCAAGGAAGCTGCGGTGAAGTTTCTCGAATCGGGAACTCCCGACGACGAGTACTTTCTGGTGGAGTTCTCGAGCCGCGCGAAGCTGGCG
It includes:
- a CDS encoding type 1 glutamine amidotransferase domain-containing protein; protein product: MAKKDLSGKRVAILVDEGFEQVELIKPRKALDRAGAQTQVVSPQETEVRGWNMKRWGKTVAVDVPLESADAAGFDALLLPGGVMNPDKLRMNPKAVEFVKHFVDTGKPIAAICHGPWTLIDAGGIQGRTVTSWPSLQTDIRNAGGTWVDQEVMTDQGLVTSRKPDDIPAFNKKMIEEFAEGEHAKGERPAA
- a CDS encoding ATP-binding protein, with protein sequence MRPLALRTKLTLFYSITVSVLLTGFAFIYYNVLNVGLNRDLTTEVVDRAEGLHSYLLFEEGKPVFTFDPDDPDEVTFVRTATRYYQVYDTKTGVLLDQSDEFRATAVVFSASDVAQYAKNKTSFLDVQTDEGKLRLRNEVVQVNGNSYLLVVGASMQTVEDTVSSFIKALAWLIPTGVLLAAIASWFMARKALEPVAALGRAAGEIGVSQLHQRLPVRGTGDELDYLAIQFNGTFARLEKAVEEMKQFTASISHEFRTPLAVLRGEAEIALMESSTAGQYRRVLASQLEEFEKLTRMINQLLTLARAESGEVAIVHEPVDLSTMTQSLAEQLEPVAASKNVNLSWNCDPGVIISGDAGWIERIVLNLIDNAIKFTASGGHVAVSVSQNEKHRTLEVKDDGAGIPADSVPRIFERFYRADPSRANRADGVGLGLSLVKWAVDQHQGAIDVETNPGRGSTFRVTFPA
- a CDS encoding response regulator transcription factor, with amino-acid sequence MRILVVEDEKKVASFIQKGLQQEGYAADAVYDGVEAVRNATAFDYDLIILDLMLPRQPGLEVLREIRTKKPKLPVLVLTAKGAVEDKVAGLDAGADDYLIKPFAFVELSARIRALLRRGNQENPRLRVADLEMDTATRQVRRAGQPIDLKLKEYALLEFLLRNVHRPVTRTMIVEHVWDIHFDSVSNVVDVHINSLRNKIDKGFQPPLIHTVRGVGYMLSDGTA
- a CDS encoding GlsB/YeaQ/YmgE family stress response membrane protein — its product is MHFLWMIVVGLIVGSLAKLIMPGHDPGGIIVTILLGIGGSIVGGSIGYAAGWYQTGEPAGFIASVIGALIILAIYRVIAGRRPGGGSIHRAA